One region of Gouania willdenowi chromosome 13, fGouWil2.1, whole genome shotgun sequence genomic DNA includes:
- the wdr53 gene encoding WD repeat-containing protein 53 has product MAMRWSEGHSSSILCVAASSGSDGLLASGSEGGEVTVWSQKGEIISRLTLPGEDDVTSVVFSPTAPTKLYVSHGDVVGVLDPRNLQRPLEEFQGAGEEEINALALNETGAALAVADDSGAVRVLELPGGKVCRTLRRHTNICSSVAFRPHRPNNLVSVGLDMQVMLWGLQKTRPLWMLNLQDVAEEQDDQQQQQQQRPGQLFNPPLAHCVSVASCGNIFGCAAEDGRVHLMRVGSGSKLEQQAAFKAHSQGASQAHFLSFLSHPYWLVSGGNDSKVALWDLSKHPVVAPEGKATAPNCRKSKVKRKEKNHNKSKVSETVESEGGDGAEGGEEEKFGPKLSFNHGDKVNWLCPTVLEGEPSVIVADQSSTLTVYPLTKQ; this is encoded by the exons ATGGCCATGCGGTGGTCTGAGGGACACTCCTCCTCCATCCTGTGTGTGGCAGCATCTTCAGGATCAGATGGACTTCTTGCTTCTGGCTCTGAAGGTGGAGAGGTGACGGTGTGGAGCCAGAAAGGAGAAATAATCAGCCGTCTCACACTTCCTGGTGAGGACGACGTCACGAGCGTCGTATTCTCGCCCACGGCGCCGACCAAGCTGTACGTGTCTCATGGTGACGTGGTGGGAGTTCTTGACCCCAGGAACCTCCAGAGGCCCCTGGAAGAGTTTCAGGGTGCAGGCGAGGAAGAGATCAACGCGTTGGCTCTGAATGAGACGGGTGCGGCGCTGGCGGTGGCTGATGACTCTGGGGCTGTGAGAGTGCTGGAGCTTCCAGGAGGAAAAGTGTGCAGGACGCTACGCAGACACACCAACATCTGCTCATCTGTGGCTTTCAGGCCTCATAGACCCAATAACCTGGTGTCAGTAGGACTGGACATGCAG GTGATGCTGTGGGGGTTGCagaagacacgcccactctggaTGCTCAACCTCCAGGATGTGGCCGAGGAACAGGAcgaccagcagcagcagcagcagcagcgtccaGGTCAGCTTTTCAACCCACCTCTGGCCCACTGTGTGTCTGTGGCCAGCTGTGGGAACATTTTTGGTTGCGCAGCAGAGGACGGCCGCGTACATCTGATGCGGGTCGGCAGCGGCTCTAAGCTGGAGCAGCAGGCAGCGTTCAAAGCACACAGTCAGGGGGCTTCTCAAGCCCACTTCCTTAGTTTTCTTTCCCATCCTTACTGGCTGGTCAGTGGGGGGAACGACAGCAAAGTGGCCCTGTGGGACCTCAGTAAGCACCCGGTGGTGGCGCCGGAAGGAAAAGCTACAGCACCAAACTGTAGGAAGAGCAAGGTGAAGAGAAAGGAGAAGAACCATAACAAATCAAAAGTCTCAGAGACAGTTGAGAGTGAGGGAGGTGATGGAGCAGAAGGAGGTGAAGAGGAGAAGTTTGGGCCTAAACTGAGCTTCAACCATGGAGACAAAGTGAACTGGCTGTGCCCGACTGTGTTGGAAGGAGAACCCAGCGTGATTGTTGCTGATCAGAGTTCTACTCTGACTGTTTACCCTCTGACTAAACAGTAA
- the srprb gene encoding signal recognition particle receptor subunit beta — MEAAESTGRENMEENPFEPYMETLRQQLEDQDPVFLIGIIVALAVVVITCVFLKYFLTSKTVCSAVLLVGLCDSGKTLLFSRLLSGNYKRTQTSITDSSAPYKAKNDKGSTWTLIDLPGHDSLRPQYLEKFKSAARAIVFVVDSAIFQKEVRDVAEFLYVLLTDTVICRNTPLLLVACNKQDITMAKSAKLIQQQLEKELNTLRVTRSAALSSQDGSVGGSLFLGKKGKDFEFSQLPMKVEFVECSARGSKGEDGAADTESLELSLAKL, encoded by the exons ATGGAGGCCGCAGAAAGCACTGGAAGAGAAAACATGGAAGAGAACCCATTTGAGCCCTACATGGAAACCCTCCGACAGCAGCTGGAGGACCAGGACCCGGTGTTTCTGATCGGGATCATCGTGGCTTTGGCAGTAGTTGTTATTACATGTG TGTTTCTGAAGTACTTTCTCACTAGTAAGACTGTGTGCAGTGCCGTGCTGCTGGTCGGACTGTGTGACTCTGGGAAAACTCTCCTTTTCAGCCGC CTGCTATCGGGAAACTATAAGCGAACACAAACCTCCATAACGGACAGCAGTGCTCCGTACAAAGCCAAAAATGACAAG GGCAGCACCTGGACTCTGATAGACCTACCTGGACACGACAGCCTCCGTCCTCAGTACCTGGAAAAGTTCAAGTCTGCAGCCAG AGCTATAGTGTTTGTGGTGGACAGCGCTATCTTCCAGAAAGAAGTACGAGACGTGGCTGAGTTTCTCTACGTCTTGTTGACGGACACTGTGATTTGCAGAAACACCCCGTTGCTCCTTGTTGCCTGCAACAAACAAG ACATCACCATGGCAAAATCTGCTAAACTGATTCAGCAGCAGCTGGAAAAGGAACT TAACACCCTTAGAGTGACACGCTCGGCTGCCTTGAGCTCCCAGGATGGTTCAGTGGGTGGATCCTTGTTTTTGGGGAAGAAAGGAAAGGACTTTGAGTTCAGTCAGCTGCCCATGAAGGTGGAGTTTGTGGAGTGCAGCGCCCGCGGCAGCAAAGGTGAGGACGGAGCAGCAGATACAGAAAGCCTGGAACTGAGCCTGGCAAAGTTGTAA